The window GTCACCTTTTTACCACaccaatctttttttttttaactaatcAACTGCTCAACATTACCAAGAGTATTAGAATCTGGTCAGAACAAAATGTCGAACAGCCTGCAGCTTGTAAAGAGCAGGTGGGGGCAGCCCTGATAGGTGAAGAGAAGCCCTGATGGGTGAACTGTTATTCTTCAATCTACTTTATTCTACATTTTCTTGTAAATATTTCATGGGTGTATGTTGATTTGTGTATTTTCCAGGAGCTTGCTCGGTTGTCTTATTAAAAAGAGAACAGGGACGAATTTGTCAGTTTCTCCTATATTGGCTCAAATTGGTTACTGTTTTTTTACTTCCCTCTGGAAAGTTGTTTCTTTAAATAAATACTGAATAAAACATTTCTGTTGCAATTTGTTATTATTGGGTATCTTAAATACTGTCACCGAGTAGGCTGATAACCGTGGACCTAagatccataggtaaggctgtacattgCAAGATAAATGTTCAATACACTGTTGGTTGAGTAGTGAACTTAATGTGGCTAGTTTCACACCGTTTTCAAAGTCCCCCCCAATAAGTGCATTGACCATAATATTTGTGAAAACTCTTCACAGTTATGTCCCGTGGGTGTCACTTATATAGACCGATACCCCATTTCATGGGTGAACAATCTCTAGCTTAGGCTCTACTGTCCAATATGAGTTCAACAGTCGACACGTATTATAGGCTTAATGTGGTTAATTTCACACTGGTTTTAGAGTTGCACTGTAAGAGCTAAGatgctaatatttgtgtaaactcagttgtgttctgtgggtgtcaccgagtaggctgataccccatttcatgggTGCACAATCTCTTGTATAAGCTGTatagtatgcccccaatgcagaTGTGGGGATTTCAAGTTTTTTTCTGTTAATTAACAATTGTATTTCATTTTGGACTTGTTTAGCCATATCTAGTCCAAATATGCCTTGATTCTACTGTTTGGAAGGCTCCTGcatggtgcagcggtctaaggcactgcatctccgtgcaagaggcgtcaatacagtccctggtttgtatccaggctgtatcacatccggctgtatttggagtcccatagggcggcgcacaattggcccagcggcgtccaggtttggccggggtaggctttcattgtaaataagaatttgttcttaactgacttcccaagttaaataaaggtgtgcaTCACTTTCAATTGGGGGACTTTCATTTTTAATGCGAAGCCCAAATTCCACTATTGTAActtccttattgtggctagcttcacacagGTGATATTGAGCGTTTGCTGCCCTTCCAGCTGTAGAGTTGGGAgactttcgacacacccacttgCCTGCTACCCATACTTGGGTGTTTGTTGCTTCAGTTGGCTAGCTGCCTATGTGAGAAGATGTTAGCCAGCCTGCATAACACCTGTTTTTGTTGGCCATAGCAACCAATGTATTtgcaatgtgttttttttgtcaggTTTGTGTCCTCAGATGGAAGGATGAAAGGGTATACATTTACTTATCAAAATAGCTACAGAGGCATCACAAGCATATGCAAATTAAGTGAAAGTGCAGCTTTAATGATTGGACAATGAAAATGAGTTATTCTGACCCCTTTTCACACTGGCTATTTTTGCATCATGTTTCTGGGGTCCCGAAAGTCCTGAAAAGTCAGTGCAAACCTTGCTCCTGAGCAGAGCCAACTAGCCCTGGACTAAGGTTGGTGCTAGCCCATTTTAGAATGTTCCAAGCGTGAACACACTTAGCCCCAGGTTAATCTCCTTTAGCCCAGGACTAAGCAGGCTCTTAGCCCTGGGCTAAGGTGCAGTGTGAACATGCCTAGTATGTGTGATTTCTGGTTCCTTGCCTCACTGACCTACTTGCTGTCAACTTTACACTTTCTGCTGTCAagactctgtcctctctccacaGAGCCAGTGAGTGTGGTGTTCAAGGTGTACTGTCTGTCAGTGATGACAATGGTGGCAGCAACTTACACTGTGGTATTACGATACACAAGGACCATATCATCAACAGCTATGTACTTCTCTACAACAGCAGTATGCGTCACAGAGGTTATTAAATTGTTCTTGAGCCTTGGGATGTTGACCAAGTAAGTAGGCTTTATCTAGGGCCCAGCTTTGCCACCTATTCTATATCCTGTGTTTTCATGACAGACCAAATAATGTTCCTAATCCATGTGTAAACTAAACAAGTGATTGCTATCCAAGTGGTCTCAGCCTTGAATAAATATATAGAATACCCTTGAAGGGATTGACATAATAGTTTGCCATATTGCCCGGGCAAGTAAGTTGAGCCTGCCCTCTGGTAGCGCCGTTAGGCAGATTATATAtacctttttttttacactgattACCAACATGCAAAGTATTCCAGTAGTCCTATTTGTTCCTCCTCCTGTGTGTAGGTGAAAATAGCTAATTAATAGCTAATTAAACTGATCATAATCTTTGAGCAACCAAAGAATACTCCTGACTTGCCCGATAGGGGAGTGCCTTTCAGACCTTAAATGTCAATCTCTGCCTTGTATTGAGTATTTTGTTGAAATAATTAATGCCCTAGTTGCTCAActtttgtatgtttgttttaatTTTCACCTTGCAGAGAAGCTGGCAGCTTTGGCAGGTTAAAAGCATCCATAGTTGAacatgtgtttcagtgtccaaaAGAGCTGCTGAAACTGAGTGTTCCCTCTGTGGTCTATGCGATTCAGAATAACATGGCCTTCATAGCCCTGAGCAATCTTGATGCAGCTGTGTATCAGGTATTAACTTGAAATTAAATGATTTCTTAAGAAAACTGCACATTAATAATTGACTTGTATACTTCCTTCCTGGTTCATATGCTCACTGTTCCACTGCATCTCCCTACCAAGGTGACCTATCAGTTGAAGATCCCGTGCACAGCCCTATGCATGGTCCTAATGCTGAACCGCTCTCTCAGCAGGCTGCAGTGGTTGTCTGTCTGCATGCTGTGTGGGGGTGTTGCTTTGGTCCAGTGGAAACCTGCAGAGGCCACTAAAGTCCAGGTACCCTTGGTATTTGTCTagcattatttttttaaatttaacctgcATTAATCTAAAAACACCCATTTGATGTCAGAAGACTTATTGTACAAGGGAGACCTTGCCAATGGGCATGTCAAGTGTATTGATGATGAGTTCATTGATGTTcttattaagcaataaggcacgtgggggtgtggtatatagtgcttttgtaaagtattcagaccccttcacttttcccatattttgttacgttacagccttattctaaaattgatttaaaaaaaaaaaaaaaaatctcagtctacacaataccccataatgacaaagcaaaaacaggtttttagaaatgtttgcaagttgattaaaaaaaacacacaaaacaattcagaccctttactcagtactttgttgaagcgtctttggcagtgattacaccctcgagtcttctttggtatgacgctacaagcttggcacatctgtatttggggagtttctcccattcttctctgcagatcctctcgagctctgtcaggttggatggggagcgtcgctgcacagctattttcaggtctctccagagatgttagattgggttcaagcccagctctgactgggccactcaaggacattgagacttgtcccgaatccactcctgcgtcgtcttggctgtgtgcttagggtcgttgtcctgttgaaaggtgaaccttcgccaaagtctgaggtcctgagcgctctggagcaggttttcatcaaggatctactttgttcctttcatctttccctcgatcctgactagattcccagtccctgctactgaaaaatattcccacagcatgatgctgccaccatgcttcaccgcagggatggtgccaggtttcctccagatgtgacgcttggcattcaggcctaagagttgaatcttggtttcatcagaccagacaatcttgttcCACATGGTttgagttctttaggtgcctattggcaaactccaagcgggctgtcatgtgccttttactgaggagtggcttccgtctggccactctaccataaaggcctgatttggtggagtgctgcagagatggttgtccttctggaaggttctcccatctccacagaggaagtctggagctttgtcagagtgaccatcaggttcttggtcacctccctgaccaaggcccttctcccccgattgctcagtttggctgggtgccagctctaggaagagtcttggtggttccaaacggtttccatttaagaatggaggccactgtgttttaggggaccttcaatgctgcagacatttattggtacccttccccagatctgtgcctcaacacaatcctgtcttggagctcaattcctccgacctcatggcttggtttttgctctgacatgcactgtcaactgtgggatcttgtACAGAtagactttccaaatcatgtccaatcaattgaatttaccacaggtggactccaagttgtagaaacatctcaaggatgatcaatggaaacagtgtagcaaagggtctgaatacgttttTATTtgatctgttttcgctttgtcattatgggatattgtgtgtagattgatgtggataatttgttttaaatatatattttagaataaggctgtaacctaacaatgtGGAAAGAGTGAAGggatctgaatgcactgtatggcggttataccacggctaagggattTTCTTATGCATGAAGCAACGCGGAAGGCCTAGATAAGGTCCTTAGCCAtagtatattggcaatataccacaaacccctgaggtgtcttattgctattataaactgtttaccaacgtAAATATAACAgtaaaaatatttgttttgtcatacctgtggtatatggtttgatataagccaatcagcattcagggttcatAATGGCTTGTTTAGAATCCAAGGATTTGGTAAGGATGTTACACATGTTCTAATCTTATCAGGTTGAGCAGAACCCTTTTTGGGGGTTCATGGCCATTGCTATCGCTGTATTCTGCTCCGGATTTGCAGGTAATGTATCTTAATTATCTTCATACCTTTTAATATTCCATGATGATAATGGCAGGTTATATTTAATGGTGTCACTTTGTGTTTGAACAGGTGTGTACTTTGAGAAGGTCCTGAAGAGCTCAGACACATCCCTATGGGTGCGGAACATCCAGATGTACCTGTCTGGCATCGTGGTCACCCTCGCTGTTGTTTACATGACTGAGGGTACTCAGGTTATACAGAAAGGCTTCTTCTATGGTTACACGCCTTGGGTGTGCTTTGCAGTTTGTGAGTCCAATTTTAAGCTTGATACATAAACACAATAATTTTGTTTTTTTCAGCAGCAGTTGTCACAGTGCTATATAGATACCCACCCCAAAGAGCAAAGCAGATTTTTATGCAATTAAGGTTTTCTTGCTTTTCCACCATGCCtggggatgttttttattttCCTAACCTGAATTTGTCTTGTGCATTGAAGTTACATTTGTTATTTTATCCTTCCAGTTCTGGCCAGTGTGGGTGGTTTGTACACATCAGTGGTGGTGAAGTACACAGACAATATCATGAAAGGCTTCTCTGCTGCAGCCGCCATCGTTCTCTCTACTGTGGCATCTGTCGCTCTGTTTGGGCTACAGATAAGTGAGTTGATCAATCAGATCTCTGTGGGCAGGGACTATCATGAGTTACTGTTCAGACACTGGGCTTTGACACTCGTGTTAATATATCGTATAAAAATAGAATCTGACCAACATATATTGGCTGTGAGTGAATTTATAGTCCATTGCAGGTTTTCAGTAaccattttcttttctttcaGCTGTTAACTTTGCCAGTGGAGCAATGCTAGTGTGTATCTCCATATACCTGTATGGACTCCCAAAACAAGACACCACCAAGCTTCCAAGAGCAGACAAGGATGCCAAGCAGAAACTGATCACTGTTTGAGGCCTGGAAGAACTTAAACGTTTATGGCCTTTCCTGACCACTGAGCTGGACCTGCCCGAGGCCCTCTGTTGCGTATAGAATAAGAGCGTCGGCAAGGAACTTTAATTTATCATTAATGCTGGAGCATAAATTAAGGGAAGGGATTTTAAAATACACTTCAATATTCTGTGGCGGTTGTGGCATAGAAATTACCTGTTTTTGTTGACTGTGTTACTGCTGTTAGTCACGGACAATAGTTATGAATCTTTGTCAGTCATTCCACTTGTCACAGTACTAAATGTATATACAGCTGACAATCATGTTATTGTTGTAGCTGTCATTGTATTATAGACAATCTTGAGTCCTCTGTTTTGAACATTCAAAATACATTTGTTGACCCTCAAAGTTAATGGCAATGAATCTGAACTGTTATGCACTGCCAGAGATGTCAACTACAATTAATGAAAAATACCACTGTCAAACCAGAACACCCTTTAATGTATAGCTTTTATTATTTAGCTTTTCCCAAGTCCATTAATCTACATAGCGAACAAAAGTCAAGCAAAACTACAGTCATTTACCAGTACAAGCTAACCACAACTGATAAAAGGCCAGGATGTCCTCTTCTGGAGTCTAGGCCAGACGCTTCCTTAGTTGATCCACTTTTGTAGTGACCACCACCCCTGCAAAGATGCATGTTGATTTGCTAAAAAATGTGGCATCTTTGGAACAAAAACTGGCAGAAGAGTCGTAGCCTGTGCGAGTCTGTTTGGCCTATAATGCCAACTTGTTATTCATTGTCTGGGCTTGACAAGGACAGTAATCTAGTTGGCAAGAGCAAACATCTGCGACAAGCCTAGCAGAGTTGGGAATGGCAGGTCACTAACAAAAAAGGCATCAGAAAAAAACCTGAATAAATATCAATACAGCAATGAAAACAGGCCACTGGTAGAGTAATAGGTAGCAGAGGTCCATATATGCGTTGCCAGGAGCAGGCCAAGGCTTCATccaaaattgcaccctattccctctatatagtgcactaattttgacaaGCCATATGGGCAGTAATcaatagtgcactatacaggaaattgggtgccatctgggacacaTACCAAATTCCAGACGAAGAGAACGTAGTTGCCACTGACAGAAGTTTGAGGCAGCCTGTGCCCACAGGGGAGATATGGCACTGCTACGAGTTCAACTAGACCCACTTAGTCCCTGGAGAATACAGTTGGCAGAGAATCAGCTGAGGAGTTTTCAGCGATAATAAAAATGGGGAAACTGGTATTCCATCAAACATCGGGTTTCACTCAGGAAAcatctggagagggagagagagcaactaTAAATACAGATTAATGGAAACAAAGGTTAACATTCAGCATGGTACAGAATTGACGGGAGAGGCATGTCGCTGATAAAGTTTGTTACTCACAGCTAGCAGGTTGCTCTCCAAATCGCCGCATTAGCTGATCGTGAGTGAACTTAACGAAAGCATCATATTGCTCTGCAGAAAGAGCGAAAGGTCAGACAAATGGATTGTACAATACCTTCTTCTGCAGAAAACAAGTCACAGAAACAGTTTCTCCGACATACCTGCTAGTTTTGTTGTCAATATCTCATCATACTCTTCCCTTATCTTCTCCTCTCGTTCTTTAAGCAGTCGTTCACATATCATCCCAACCTGTCTCAAGGTAAACAGAGGCTGCTCTTTTCTAGATGGGGAGATAGTACCTGTATGGAGAATGAGAGTATATTATCAGGGAGAACATTCTCAAAACCACTTACCCTAAAATAATTCTGACATTTAAATGAAGCCAAGGGGCATACAACTGCAAGCTAACAAAAGGGATAGAAATTGTTGTGGGACAACCAATGGTATCCAGTTGATGAAGACCCGTCTTTATtcttactgatgtccttcctgaGTAAAAGCAGACTGGACATACCTGGCAGACTGGATCCACTAAGGATGGAGCTATGCGATTGTGACTCCAGGGGACAACAGACCTCTGTCTGCTGAATGCTGTTCTCCAGGTGCCTTCGCTTCTGCATCCGTTTGTACTCTTGTTTGATATTGTGCAGGATTTGCTCTGGATTGGAGAACAAGGGCAATAGTTGGTTAGGGCAAGTTAATCAATTATTCCAAATATCATTTGCACAACATACTCTAGTAATATACTTTGTTAGTGTAGTTATACTTAAAGTAATTAACCACAATATGACCTTAATTTAAGAGAAGCAGAAACTCTAGTAAGCCACTTCCCTAGCAAATGAGAACACAATCCCAAACACTCCCGAGGCAGTTCCTGTGCACAGCCATTTGAGAGAAGGGGTGTGCCAATCCTAGCCATGTTAGAGTATTATACTGCCAAAATATGGTGACATGGCATCATCCTGTTGCTGGTAAAGTGTTTCAGCTAAATGTAAAATGATGCTCATTTAAAatatctaacgttagctacagtAGTTTGCTTAGTTTGTTGTTGGTTGAAGGTTTATGACCGACCTAGCTGCCATGCTAagtggctagctagcaaacaacATTTATGGACAGTTAGTATGTCTGTCGCTACCACAAGCTAGCCAACACATGCAGAGTGTTTACAAGCTTATCAGTATGTAAATTACTAGTTGTAACGTTAAGCCAATTGAGTTTTCCTAGCCAGCTAACGATTTGTCAGTTAACTTCACACGAAGGTACCCTAACAACACATTTCATGAATAAATTCCCATGCCTGCCTCAAATCTAGTAGCTATGAAATGTTGCTAACCGGTTGTGAGTCTGGACGACACTTCTCCAAATGGCGAGGGCTCCATACGCAGATATTTCTGGGGTGATGAGGTGTACGCGGCTGGAGACATTGGGGCGCATCTCCTCCTTTTGGGGGACGCCTGGTTAATCAATGGATCGAAATCCATAGTCCTTTTCAAAGTAGCCCCACAAGCCATTCCGTTCACAATATCTTCTCGCTATAAAAACGAGAAAGCTGTGGTTTTCGCTATCAGAGGGCACAACAACCAGAGTTCCTGTGACTGGGCCGTTCTTCTCCGACTAACGTTACCTCAAGGAAAATTCAGATTAGAAACAAATGGCGTAGTTGTTTCGCCTATGTGAGTCTTAATATCATCCAAATCGCAGACCCTGTAATGGCCGAGTGTTAGTTGAAATTAATTTAGTCAATACTTTTATGTTAATTATTATATACAACCAGATGATAGTAGATTCGGACACGTATTTCCTTCTGCCAATGTCGTTGCCAAATTCTTTCCTTGATGACAACCAACATGGCGTCAAATTCTGAGCCAATGGGCATGCGCAATTAATGATTGTTATGCTGGTATATGTAGTATATTTGCCATACAGTTTTCATTCGTTCATATCCAATAGTTGGGCTTTTGCACTACATTCCCCACAAACCATGATTACCAAAACCACCTACCAAATTTAAATTCTCCAGTACGTTCAAACGATTAAGAATTTGAATAAAGCTATTAGTTAATCACTAACCAAGAACAGAACGTTTGAAAAGGTGTCCCCCGTTCATTATAAAGGAtggtctcatttctgaatgtgcAAATCGGATTCAACTTAATTGTATTGTTCTTGTACATAACAGTTATGTGGTAGACCTATTCTCGATTGTTCAGGGCACAGTTTCCCGATAGTGATGTAATTTAGGTTTACAAGTGTTTTAAAGATGTATCTTCCCTACAACGGCCGAAGATCACAAAACACCATGAGAACGGTCTCTAAATGCTTGTGCATGCTTCGGTTAGGCTGGGCCACCCAATTAGACTACAATCAAGTAGGGCCGCTAGAAACGAATCAGTTGGATGGGCCTTTGATTTCCATAGGTGGACACGTTTTTTCACGAGACCTCGGGTGTTAATATTAAAGACCACATGCAgctcgtgagtttcaagtttgtggAAGATAacaatttatcctaccatttctacgTGCCAATTATGATTGTTGTTATATGcgcattttcgtggaacagtttaatttcaaTAATAACGTTTTTGTTTATCCTGATAAGTGATGGATCTTTCAATCACACATATCTCTACTCTGCCTGTCTGCAcccctttctatctgtcttgactTGTCCCTAGCGAACTTGCAAAATTGTATCAACTAGCCTATTCAGAGTTTCCAGCACCAGTGGCTCATGACAGACTGCTgtttttatgacgtttccactggatatatggaatcatcagatcatgatatttcgaagctccgctacagctagcttcacagttgggtgcacagttcgcatatgctggtgtaggttgtgcgtagaatcggctttatatgagattttgttttggcaaattatacactgtgctctaacattgtctacattattcaaatgctactgtgcttccgactcattttccagctgttgttttcaaAGCTGTCTTTCCTCACTCTCCtcggctgctaagtgtgtgagtgagttggcTCGGCCCTCCCTCGCGCATCTTTGGTTCATTGATTGACATTGGGTTTCTaattgacaggaacaacaggtgagactgttagtctgagcagacagtcagaacgaatGTGTGTGCGCTTGAGCATTTAGGGCTATattgtaatgacctgactagatcataaaggaaTAATTGTCCAGACAGAGGATAGAGTTTACGAATTTACGGTTTATTAACCCAActttacacaggctactgtttggccgtagcccacgccaaataaatgaaagataccccacaaaccaacagtgactTTCTCTTGTGAAGCCCAGACATAAGAGAAAGAACAATAGTTAAACCTGGTCTTAAAACCAATGCTCCATCCCCCTTCCCAACCCCCCTCCACGCCACTCCGCCAACCACCAGGATGCCCGGTATgagaacattccaggcattcccgtgattggcagatagcaggttgattggcatgtcaGAGCCCGGGAACACTGGGTACTACTagtaagtacaacacaaccaatAGCCTAACAACACATGACACACAGCTGTCAGTGCGGGTCGCTACAATATAATTGTATTTCTTCTTTCGTTCTTTGAATTAGTTAATTATATTAATTTAAATCGTTTGATTATTCATATATTAATGTTTTAATATTTTTATAACTAGATTCGTCTCTTCACGTATGCGAGCCTCctcccaacgttcacctacaagagccggcTCTAGTTGGTTGCGAGATACAGGATAATTAGTataacatacagaagaagaagaagatagaATATTTCCACAGCTCCACAAGCTTTTTTCGCGATTGGCAAAAGCATGATATTTGTAGTAAGTTTTAAGGTTTAGCATCAGGTTTAGGTTTCCTGAACAGCTTTTACGAAAGTTGAGTTGATGTGTAAATTAACGTTACCTTTGGCTCCATTAACAGACTGTTAACAGACTGTTAGCCTAACATTATGTTTACATCTGTGCTAGTAATACACGCATATACAGTGCAGTGTTGTAAGTTACAGTATACGAATGTTTAGCTAATGTGGGGTAACTACTAGGCTACAGCTGTCAGTGTTAAGAAAGTTAACATTCAGCAATTTAAAATCCATTAACTCAGTTAGAATTTCTTACTTGAACTCAAAACGAACAATTGTTTATTATCAATCTGTTAACGTTACTCAAAAGATTACCACAATTTGCAGACAGCCTGTTTGCTATCGTAAAAAAAGTGTAAGAAATTATAGCTAGATAAATTACTTACTGCAGACtagggctaacgttagccatGATCTGACTTGTAATTTAGGCTGGTAGTTGATTTTAAGGTAGTCATGATAATGGGGATTTGTAATTAATTAGGGCTGCAGccctgtacagggatcaacatcagcggaaatttcagagtgacaactaatagtactcgatacaactcaaactttcattaaaacacacatgcagtgtactcaattaaagctacactcgttgtgaatctagccaacatgtcagatttttaaaatgcttttcggcgaaagcatgagaagctattatctgatagcatgcaacccccGAAATACCCAAAGGGGACGTAAAACAgaataattagcgtagccggcgctacacaaaacgcagaaataaaatataaaacattcattacctttgacgagcttctttgttggcactcctatatgtcccataaacatcacaattgggtctttttttcgattaaatccgtccatgtatacccaaaatgtccatttatgaagcccgtctgatcaGGAAAAAACTGCTTTCAAAAACGCAacgttattttttttaattaaaaaagttgcctataaactttgacaaaacacttcaaactacttttgtaatccaacattaggtattagtaaacgttaataatcgatcaaattgatcacggggcgatctgtattcgatagcagcaagtcttgaaatcatggtCCATATTCTCCCTTTCATAACTTCCTCTGGTGTACCcgaagacaggaagtgcctattcctCATCTAACCAAGGATAAACTTCAACACAattgccagtactggcgacatcgtgtggaagctgtaggcattgtaaactggacgctatctattttcccttgccatagacaatacagagactggcggagggatattttttttgtgttttttgtgaacagttttccttgggattttgcctcctacacacgttctgttatagtcacatacatgatttaaccagttttagagacttcagagtgttttctatccacacatactaatcatatgcatatactatattcctggcatgagtagctgtaacggcgttcgtctgttgaaagaggagcggaccaaaatgcagcgtggtggttactcatgttctttaatgaaaatgaacaaacaaacaatacaaaacaacaaacgtaacgcgaaaacct is drawn from Oncorhynchus tshawytscha isolate Ot180627B linkage group LG05, Otsh_v2.0, whole genome shotgun sequence and contains these coding sequences:
- the LOC112250030 gene encoding CMP-sialic acid transporter isoform X3, which produces MANEPVSVVFKVYCLSVMTMVAATYTVVLRYTRTISSTAMYFSTTAVCVTEVIKLFLSLGMLTKEAGSFGRLKASIVEHVFQCPKELLKLSVPSVVYAIQNNMAFIALSNLDAAVYQVTYQLKIPCTALCMVLMLNRSLSRLQWLSVCMLCGGVALVQWKPAEATKVQVEQNPFWGFMAIAIAVFCSGFAGVYFEKVLKSSDTSLWVRNIQMYLSGIVVTLAVVYMTEGTQVIQKGFFYGYTPWVCFAVFLASVGGLYTSVVVKYTDNIMKGFSAAAAIVLSTVASVALFGLQITVNFASGAMLVCISIYLYGLPKQDTTKLPRADKDAKQKLITV
- the LOC112250030 gene encoding CMP-sialic acid transporter isoform X2, whose product is MPSMCDFWFLASLTYLLSTLHFLLSRLCPLSTEPVSVVFKVYCLSVMTMVAATYTVVLRYTRTISSTAMYFSTTAVCVTEVIKLFLSLGMLTKEAGSFGRLKASIVEHVFQCPKELLKLSVPSVVYAIQNNMAFIALSNLDAAVYQVTYQLKIPCTALCMVLMLNRSLSRLQWLSVCMLCGGVALVQWKPAEATKVQVEQNPFWGFMAIAIAVFCSGFAGVYFEKVLKSSDTSLWVRNIQMYLSGIVVTLAVVYMTEGTQVIQKGFFYGYTPWVCFAVFLASVGGLYTSVVVKYTDNIMKGFSAAAAIVLSTVASVALFGLQITVNFASGAMLVCISIYLYGLPKQDTTKLPRADKDAKQKLITV
- the LOC112250030 gene encoding CMP-sialic acid transporter isoform X1, translated to MGAEARLDTQRLSFHQFSRVKANKYFQPTRRGKVNSAVICSPRITLDEPVSVVFKVYCLSVMTMVAATYTVVLRYTRTISSTAMYFSTTAVCVTEVIKLFLSLGMLTKEAGSFGRLKASIVEHVFQCPKELLKLSVPSVVYAIQNNMAFIALSNLDAAVYQVTYQLKIPCTALCMVLMLNRSLSRLQWLSVCMLCGGVALVQWKPAEATKVQVEQNPFWGFMAIAIAVFCSGFAGVYFEKVLKSSDTSLWVRNIQMYLSGIVVTLAVVYMTEGTQVIQKGFFYGYTPWVCFAVFLASVGGLYTSVVVKYTDNIMKGFSAAAAIVLSTVASVALFGLQITVNFASGAMLVCISIYLYGLPKQDTTKLPRADKDAKQKLITV
- the LOC112250030 gene encoding CMP-sialic acid transporter isoform X4, which codes for MTMVAATYTVVLRYTRTISSTAMYFSTTAVCVTEVIKLFLSLGMLTKEAGSFGRLKASIVEHVFQCPKELLKLSVPSVVYAIQNNMAFIALSNLDAAVYQVTYQLKIPCTALCMVLMLNRSLSRLQWLSVCMLCGGVALVQWKPAEATKVQVEQNPFWGFMAIAIAVFCSGFAGVYFEKVLKSSDTSLWVRNIQMYLSGIVVTLAVVYMTEGTQVIQKGFFYGYTPWVCFAVFLASVGGLYTSVVVKYTDNIMKGFSAAAAIVLSTVASVALFGLQITVNFASGAMLVCISIYLYGLPKQDTTKLPRADKDAKQKLITV
- the LOC112250031 gene encoding akirin-2, which translates into the protein MACGATLKRTMDFDPLINQASPKRRRCAPMSPAAYTSSPQKYLRMEPSPFGEVSSRLTTEQILHNIKQEYKRMQKRRHLENSIQQTEVCCPLESQSHSSILSGSSLPGTISPSRKEQPLFTLRQVGMICERLLKEREEKIREEYDEILTTKLAEQYDAFVKFTHDQLMRRFGEQPASYVS